Proteins from a genomic interval of Parambassis ranga unplaced genomic scaffold, fParRan2.1 scaffold_24_arrow_ctg1, whole genome shotgun sequence:
- the LOC114430573 gene encoding kelch-like protein 10, which yields MMELIIEFAYTGSVNVTETNARRLFMAADYLNIMELVQICCNFFEKTLCPYNCIGIWQFTKTHHTPELHLKAFHHVLRHFEEVVFGEEFLQLSAQDVSDIISSDNLNVRQEAAVFEAIIRWITHEPQEQEGYADLLLPKVRLSMMPTEYIQSHVLSNKLVTDNLRCQAMVSEVIECKDRILGRPRLPSAILLAIGGWNSSRDLPNVIEAFDVRANHWMNITNLSELPRACHGAAYLGGYVYCVGGIDQVFKATNSVRRFDLSTQTWQEVAPMHYRSGYVSVTVLNGRIYAMGGYDGHTHLSSAEFYQPETNQWLQIAPMNEQRSDASCTELTGKIFICGGSDGNEFLQTAECYNPETNQWTLISPMSSRRSGLGVIAYNNHVYAVGGSDGTGCLQTAEVYNPHTNTWCNVSYMMTPCRDFGIEVVEDRLFVVGRFNGFNTTSKVEYYDSETNEWSQACDMDVGRSDLSCCVLSGLPNMAAYTIPRDS from the exons atgatggagctcatcattgagtttgcatacaccggctctgttaatgtgacagagaccaatgcacggaggcttttcatggcagctgattacctcaatataatggagctggtgcaaatatgctgcaacttttttgaaaagacgctctgcccatacaactgcatcggcatctggcagttcacaaaaacccaCCAcacccctgaactgcacctcaaggctttccaccaTGTCCTCAggcactttgaggaagtggtttttggcgaagagttcctgcagctctcggcccaggatgtcagtgacatcatcagcagtgacaacctcaatgtgagacaggaggcagctgtgtttgaggccatcattcggtggatcacacatgaacctcaggaacaagaaggatacgcagatcttctcttgccaaag gtcaggctgagcatgatgcctacagagtacatacagagtcatgtgctgtccaataagctggtgacggacaacttgaggtgccaggccatggtctctgaggtcatcgaatgcaaagacagaatcctcggtcggcctcgtctgccttctgccatcctattggccattggaggctggaacagcagcagggaTCTACCTAATGTAATCGAagcatttgacgtccgtgcaaatcactggatgaacataacaaacctttctgagctTCCTCGCgcctgtcatggtgcagcctacctcggtgggtatgtctactgtgttggtggcatTGACCAGGTGTTCAAAGCCACCAATAGTGtgcgcaggtttgacctgagcacacagacatggcaagaggtggcaccaaTGCACTATCGCAGCGGttatgtgagcgtgactgtgctgaacgggcgcatctacgccatgggaggtTACGATGGgcacacacatctcagcagtgccgagttctaccagccagaaaccaaccagtggcttcaaattgcacccatgaatgagcagaggagcgacgccagctgcacagAACTCAccggcaag atcttcATATGTGGTGGATCTGATGGGAATGAgttcctgcaaacagcagagtgctacaacccagagaccaaccagtggaccctgatctctcccatgagcagccggcgcagtggactaggagtcattgcatacaacaaccatgtttatgca gttggtggctctgatggaacaggctgtctgcagaccgctgaggtctacaaccctcacaccaacacctggtgCAATGTGTCCTACATGATGACCCCCTGCCGCGACTTTGGCattgaagtagttgaggacaggctctttgttgtcgggagATTCAATGGCTTCAACACCACCTCTAaggttgagtactatgacagtgagacgaatgagtggtctcaggcctgcgacatggacgtcGGCCGCAGcgatctgagctgctgtgtacTTTCTGGTCTTCCTAACATGGCCgcctacaccatccctcgtgattcgtga